The following coding sequences are from one Panthera leo isolate Ple1 chromosome E1, P.leo_Ple1_pat1.1, whole genome shotgun sequence window:
- the DHRS13 gene encoding dehydrogenase/reductase SDR family member 13, whose protein sequence is MEALLLGAGLLLGAYVLVYYNLVKAPPCGGIASLRGRTAVVTGANSGIGKMTALELARRGARVVLACRSRERGEAAAFDLRQESGNNEVIFMALDLASLASVRAFATAFLSSEPRLDILIHNAGISSCGRTHEPFNLLLRVNHIGPFLLTHLLLPRLKTCAPSRVVVVSSAAHRRGHLDFTRLDRPVVGWQQELRAYADSKLANVLFARELATQLEGTGVTCYAAHPGPVNSELFLRHVPGWLSPLLRPLAWLVLRTPRGGAQTPLYCALQEGIEPLSGRYFANCHVEEVPPAARDDRAAHRLWEASKRLAGLGPGQDAEPDEDPQPEDPGTPSSRSSPLSEEPTVSEPHAIPHNSPDLSKVTHRIQVKTEPEP, encoded by the exons ATGGAGGCGCTGCTGCTGGGCGCGGGGTTGCTGCTGGGCGCCTACGTGCTTGTCTATTACAACCTCGTGAAGGCCCCGCCCTGCGGTGGCATAGCCAGCCTGCGCGGCCGCACGGCTGTGGTCACGG GCGCCAACAGCGGCATCGGGAAGATGACGGCGCTGGAGCTGGCGCGCCGGGGAGCGCGCGTGGTGCTGGCCTGCCGGAGCCGGGAACGTGGTGAGGCGGCGGCCTTCGACCTCCGCCag GAGAGTGGGAACAATGAGGTCATCTTCATGGCCTTGGACTTGGCCAGTCTGGCCTCCGTGCGGGCCTTTGCTACTGCCTTCCTGAGCTCTGAGCCACGGCTGGACATCCTCATCCACAATGCCG GGATCAGTTCCTGTGGCCGGACCCACGAGCCATTTAACCTGCTGCTGCGAGTGAACCACATTGGCCCCTTCTTGCTGACACATCTACTGCTGCCGCGGCTGAAGACATGCGCCCCCAGTCGTGTGGTGGTGGTATCCTCAGCCGCCCACCGGCGAGGGCACCTTGACTTCACACGCCTGGACCGCCCAGTGGTGGGCTGGCAGCAGGAGCTGCGGGCATATGCCGACAGTAAGCTGGCCAACGTGTTATTTGCCAGGGAGCTCGCCACTCAGCTTGAGGGTACTGGTGTCACCTGCTATGCGGCCCACCCAG GGCCTGTGAACTCAGAGCTATTCCTGCGCCACGTTCCTGGATGGCTGAGCCCACTTCTGCGCCCACTGGCTTGGCTGGTGCTGCGGACGCCAAGAGGGGGTGCCCAGACACCCCTGTACTGCGCTCTACAGGAGGGCATTGAACCTCTCAGTGGGAGATATTTTGCCAATTGCCATGTAGAGGAGGTGCCCCCAGCCGCCCGGGATGATCGTGCGGCCCACCGGCTGTGGGAGGCCAGTAAAAGGCTGGCAGGGCTTGGGCCTGGCCAGGATGCCGAACCTGACGAAGACCCCCAGCCTGAGGACCCAGGGACCCCATCTTCCCGGAGCAGCCCCCTCTCTGAGGAGCCCACAGTTTCTGAACCCCATGCCATCCCTCACAATTCACCagacttgtctaaggtcacacaccGAATTCAGGTTAAAACTGAACCTGAGCCCTAA